The genomic DNA AAGCTGTCCACGAACTGACTCACGACCGTCGACCCGTTGTTCCGCAGCCAGAGATGGCGTCCCCGGGTGAGCCGCTTCCAGAAGTGGAACAGAAAGACATCGCAGAACTGGGCCGCCAGGTAGGCGATCATCGAGGCGAAGACGGCGCCCATCGTGAGCAGGCGAATCCGGTAGAAGGCGAAGTCGTAGGCGTCGGTGGGGGGCAGGCCCGTCGCGGGATCGATCTCGACCGCGGGGGGCAGCACGCCGCCCAGCCACAAGAACCCCACCACCCACAGGTTCAGCATCAGGCCGACCCACACCACGGCGCTGGCGCGGGCGCGCCCGTAGAGTTCACTGATGAAGTCGGTGCAGAGGAACGTGATTGGATACGGCAAGACCCCGATCGCGAGCGCCATCGGGATCTTCACACCGGCCACCTCGAACGAGAGGTCGAGGAAACGCGATACGCCCAGGATATTGAGCATGGTCATCGACCCGAGGAACAGGCCGGCCAGCACCAGGAAGACGCGCTCGCGTCGGGCGTGCAGCGCCGAGGCCTCGATCGGGTGGAGTTCGCGCTCGGCCATCGCGACCCATCAGTAGCGCACCCGCACGCGGGGTCGACAATGCGCGGCCGCCAGTCCGGAAGATGCGGACGGCCCGTGTGGTGTCGGGGCGGCGATCAGCGCTGGGCGGTGTGGAGGTCGGGGACGGTCTGCACCGTGTAGTCCCGGTCGACGCTGAACACCTTCAGCGGTACCCACCCCGGGACCTCCGACATGCGCGGCATGCCCGACGTCATGGCGCCGGTCGGATCGATCACCCAGGGATCGTCGGGATTCTCGAACCAGAGCGTGACCATGTGGTGCTGGCCGTCTTCGGGTCGCACCACGATCCCCCGGTAGACCTCGTCTTCGTCGAAGCCGAGCTCGCGCAGGAAGTGGAAGGTCAAGAGTTCGAGGCCGTCGCAGTCGTCGCCGTTCGAGCGGAAGGTCTCGGCCATCGTCGCCCAATGATCCACGGCCCCGTCCGGGACGTAGTGATCCTGGGCTTGGGACTGCACCCAGGCCGCCAGGTCTCGCGCGAGGGCGCGTCGGCGCTCGTTGCGGAAGGCCGTGTACTTGTCGCGGAGTTCACCGGCCTCGGCCGGGTCGACCCGCCGGTTGTCCCCGCGGCGGGGCGAGGAAGCGACGTCGCTCCGCTCGCGGTTCTGCCAGCCGCGGATCTTGCGACTCCAGGCATCGTCGCTGGCGGGGACGCCGAAGTAGGCGTAGTCGGCAGGCGGCAGCGGCGTGACGCAGCCCCCGGTAGAGAGCAGCGCGACGCTCAGACCGAGGGTCGCCCACCCCCGCAAGGCCTGGTGCCCACCCATTCCCATGGCCAAGCGTATCGGCCGAGGCAATCCTGGAAATTACATCCAAGTGCCCGGAATCAAAAAGAAAATCGCCTATTCGACGATTCGCGAGTGGGGTCGGGCCGGGACCGCCGAAGCTGCCGGCTCGGGAACCGGCAACCGGGACGCAGCGCACCAGAAAACGCGCAGATCAGGCCGGCGTGTTGCAGGTCCGGGCGAAGAAGAAGAGGATCCAGAGGAACAGAGGAATCACCGGGACTCCACCGACGATGTACAGGATCGACACGAGATCGACCTTGCCCGGCTGCTCTTCCTCTTCCATGCCCCTCACTCCCTATGGGCCCACCTGGGACCGGCTGGTCGCGCGAAACCGGCGCGAGCGGCGCGAAATCTAGCGGGAGTCGCGGTCGGCGTCGACACGCGGGATGGACCGCTCCCGGCGTGCGAGGGCGGCCGGCGCGGGCGATGCTCCGCACGGGGTGACCACGAACCGAACGCTCCCGACCGGTGGACCGTTCTCCGCGCCGAGCCTGCGACGCCAGCTCCAAGCGGTGGCGCTCGTCTATGTGATCGAGGGCTTCCCGATGGGCATCTACGCCCAGGTCTTCGGCTTCTACCTGCGCAGCCACGACGCCGCGCTCTCGACCCTCGGGATCCTGGGCGCGTTCTCGTTGGCCTGGTCGGTGAAGCCTCTCTGGTCACCGTGGGTCGAGCGGTACGGCACCCGCCACGATTGGATCCGGGGCGCCCTCCTGGCGATGGCGGTGGCCCTCGTCGGCGTCGCGCTGCTGCCGGCCACTCCGGTGGGAATGCTCTTGTGGGGCGCCCTCGCCCTGTATTGCGTCGCGTCGGCAACCTCGGACATCGCCATCGACGCGTACACGATCGGGCTGATCGACCGTGGGCAGGAAGGGCCGGCGAATGCCGTGCGGATGGCGGCCTATCGAGTGGGAATGATCCTCGCCGGTGGCGGCATCCTGTTCCTGCCGCGCTGGATCGGCTGGTCGGGGGCGTTCCTGGCCGCCGCGGGACTGAGCGTGGTGTTCGCGCTGTCCTTGCGCTGGACGCCCCCGGTGCCCCTCCTTCCGCCCGAAGAGCGCCGGCCCGTCGAGGCCCTGGCGCGCTGGGCATCCCGGCCGGGTCTGCCGGCGGTCGTGCTCTTCGTGCTGCTGTTTCGCATCGGCGACAAGGCCATGGCCCCGATGGTCGCGCCGCTCTGGGTCGATCGGGGCTTCAGTCCCGAGGCCTACGCCACCTTCTCGAGTGCGCTCGGCGCGCTCGCCACGATCGCCGGCGCCGTCGTGGGAGGCGCATGGGTGTCGGCGCGCGGCCTCGTGTCCGCGCTGTGGTGGACCGGCGCCTTCGCGTTGCTATCGAACCTGGTCTACGCGGCGGCAGCCCTCCCCGATTCCGGCCCGTTCGCGATCTACACCGCCGGCGCCGTCGAGTCGTTCACGGGCGGCGCGGTAGGCGCCGCCTTCGTCGCCTACCTGATGCGGATCTGCGAGAAGGAGCACGCCGCAGTGCAGTACGCGGCGTTGACCGGCATCTACGCGCTGGCCGGTTCGATCCTCGCGGCGGCGTCGGGCTGGATCACCGAAGCCCTCGACTACGCCGGCTACTTCGCGCTCACGGCGGCATTCGCAACGCCGGCGTTCTTGTTCCTGCCGGCCGCGATGCGCTGGCTCGTCTACGCCCCGCTGCCCGAGGCCGCGGCTCAGGATTCGGGCCCGGCGTCCTCGTGAATCGGGCGGCGCCACTCGGCGGGGACCCCGGCGAGGCTGGCCTCGACCTCGAGCTCGCGCAATTGCTTCTCCTGGGCCTGCACCTGCTCGCGGCGCTCCCGGATCTCCTGGCGCAGCTTGTAGCTGAGCGGTGAGGCCTCCCCGCCCGCCCCGGGCTGTGCACCTGGAGCTGCGACCTGCCAGTTCTCGCTGCGCGCGGCCAGCCGCTCGAGCTGGGCCTGGGACTCGGCGAGCCGCGCCTTCGCGCTTTCGAGCTCGAGCCGGGCGTCCCGGAAGCGGCCCTCCCAGGTCTCCCGGTCCGGCGCCGCGACCGGACCGCCTCGGCTGGGTGCCGGCGTGCCGGCGCTCGGGAGCTTCAACAGCTTGTCGAGGCCCACCGGCCCCGGCGCACCCCCTGCCCCCTCGGCCGAGATCCCGCCCGCCGCGACCACGAGCCCGAGGCACAGGCCGACTGCGCGACGAGCGTGTCGCCGGGGTGTCCTGTCCCCTCGCGGACCGAAGCCGGTGCCAAGCATCGCCGCATTCTAGCGAAGGGGCCGCACGGGAATGGAGCGCAAGCCGGCACACCCGGCGCCTCCCCCAGGGGAATGCAGGGGAACACGGTCAAGGCGCCTCGCGATTCGCCGATAACCATGCGGACCCCTGACATGCGGAGGCCGGAGGGCCCCGCGTCATCCGCCTGGGAGGATGGGGAAGCGATGGATCGGGAGAAGCTGTACCGCCTCCTGCGTCTGGGCCTCGAGAAGGGCGCCTCGGACATTCATTTCCAGGTCGGCTACCTGCCCCTCTATCGGTTCAACGGCGACCTCGTCGAGCTCCGCTACAAGGTGCTCACGGAAGCCGACACCGAAGCGATCGCGAAGCTCCTGATGGAGGACGACCCGCGTGTCGCCGAGATGGACTTCGACGAGATCGACCTCGCCTACGAACTGCCGAGCGAGGGTCGGTTCCGCGTGAACATCTCGCGCCAGCGACGCTGCTACAACGTCGTCCTGCGCGTGATCCCGCTCCAGATTCGCAGCTTCGAGGAGCTGAACCTTCCGAGCGTCATGCGCGATCTCGCCCAGAGTCGTCGCGGCTATGTCCTCGTCACCGGCGCCACCGGGATGGGCAAGTCCACGACCCTCGCGACGATGATCGAGGAAGTGAACAAGATCCGGAAGGCGAAGATCGTCACGATCGAAGACCCGATCGAGTTCGTCTTCACCCACGACAAGAGCATCATCACCCAACGCGAGGTCGGTACCGACACCCGCACGTTCCCGAGCGCCCTGCACTCGGCGCTCCGCCAGGACCCGGACGTGATCATGGTCGGCGAGATGCGCGACCTCGAAACCGTCGACACCTCGCTGAAGGCCGCCGAGACCGGCCACATGGTCTTCTCGTCGATCCACACCGCCGACGCGGCGTCCACGATCAGCCGTCTCGTGTCCTTCTTCCCGCCCGAGGAGCAGCCGACGGTCCGCAATCGGATCGCCGACAATCTCCGCGCGATCGTTTCGCTCCGCCTCCTGCCCAACAAGAAGGGCACGGCGCGGGTCCCGGCCGTCGAGCTGATGGTCAGCACGCGCAGCATCCAGGAGTGCATCAAGGACCCGAACAAGACCCACGAGATCACCGAGTACATCGGAAAGGCCCGCGCCGAAGGCATGCAGACCTTCGACCAGCACCTGCTGGACCTGCTGCGCGCCAACAAGATCTCCGTGGAAGTGGCGCTGTCGGCCGCTTCGAACCCGACTGATTTCAAGACCAAGCTCGCCATGGAAGGCGGGGATCCTGACTCCAGCGGCGCCGTCGAGCGGGTCATGGACCCGATGGAGCTCGACTCCGATGAGCGCTTCTAAGCGCCGGGGCACGGACGGACGTGGCTAAACCCGAAGATCCGATCCAACAGCTCGCCGCGGCACTGCGCCACGGAGCCAGCCAGGTGGCCGAGACCGCCCAGGGCGGGGTCGCACTGGTGTTCGCCGTCGGCGAGGCCGGTCCCACCGATGTACGCCTCCGGGCTGCCGCGGGCTTCGCCACGCCGGAAGCCGCACGCGAAGCGGGGACCCACGCCGCACCCGAGGTGCGCGAGGCGCTGACCGAGGATCCGAGCGCGCGCTGCGCTGCGACGACGGCCCTGCTCCCTGGCGGCACCGAGATCCTGCCCCTGCGATCGGGGGACGCGCTCCACGGCGCCCTCGTCGTGGGCTACGCCGAAGCGCCCTCCGACGCCGTCCAGGCAGCGGTCGCTGCGCGCGCCGACGAGATCGCGTTCCGCTTCGAGCACGCGGAGCTCCAGACGGAATACGCCGCCCTGCGCAAGCAGCTCGACGCCGGCGACGAAGCCGCCGAGAAGGGCGACGAGGTCCTGCGCCTCTCGGAAGCCCTCTTTGCCCAGGACATCGAGCTCCTGCGGAGCAACGAGAAGCTCGGCAAGATCGAGCGCCTAAAGAACGATTTCATCGAGAAGATGAGCCGCGAGCTTCGCACGCCGCTCAACCACATCATCGAGGCCATCATCTCGGTGCTGACCGGTGAGGACGCGACGCTGTCCGAGGCGGCGAAGGGTGCCCTGCGTACGGCCCTCGACGAGGGCAGCTCCTTCCTGCGCACCCTGCAGAACATCCTCGACCTCTGGCGCATCAAGCAGTCCGAGCTGCCCGTCGAGGTGCAGGACGTGAACTTCCGCGAGCTCGTCGACGAGGCGATCTTCAGCGTCCAGGACTCACTGGGCGACAAGCCGATCCGCATCGAGACCGAGATCGTCGAGCCGTTCCCGCGCCTGCGCACCGACCTGGCGAAGCTCAACCAGGTCTTGTTCCTGCTGCTCGACAACGCGGCGAAGTTCACGCCCGAGGGCACGATCCAGATCCGCGGCCGCGTCGAAGACGACCGGCTCGAGATGACCATCGAAGACGACGGCATCGGCATCTGCCACGACGACCAGCCGTACATCTTCGACGAGTTCTACCAGGTGGACGAGCCGTCCTCGCAGAAGTATCCCGGTGCGGGCCTCGGCCTCACACTGGTCCGCGACCTGGTGACGCTGCTCGACGGCGAGGTCTCGCTGCAGAGCGACATCGGCCACGGCACGACCTTCACGGTCGAGATCCCGATCCAGACGGCCTAGTCGCGGATCCGCCCTCGCAGGGCGCGGTCCGGACCCTTCGTCGCCAGCGAGCGACGTGCGCCGCAGGAGCCGCGGCGATGCGAGCGGGCGGAACGCGCGGCGCGAGCCGCGCGCGGCGAGGCTAGTCGGCCTCTTCCTCGCTCGGGTAGTCGGGCTTGATGTAGCCCGCGGCGATCTCGCGCAGCGAGGTCACCACTTCCTTGTTCTCGTCCGAGCTCACCAGGGAACGCGCCCCCTTCTTGAGCTGCTTGGTGCGAATGGAGGCCATCTGCACGAGGTGGAACCGGTTCGGGACCTTCTCGATGCAGTCTTCGACAGTGATGCGAGCCATGGGAACCTCCCCCCGCGGGGTTCAAGGAAGCGAAGTCGGAGCGTAGGCCAGCCCCAGAGACAAGGAAACCCCGGCCGGCTAACGCCGGCCGGGGTCCTCGGACCTTCCAGAGAAGGCCGAATCGACCAGCTCTACCGCTTCTTGCGGCGAGCCTTCTTGCGCGTGGCCTTCTTGCGCGTGGCCTTCTTCCGACGAGAAGCCTTCTTGCGCGTGGCCTTCTTGCGGCGAGCCTTCTTGCGCGTCGCCTTCTTGCGCGTGGCCTTCTTCTTTCGAGTGGCCTTCTTCTTGCGTCGCGCCTTCTTGCGAGTCGCCTTCTTGCGAGTCGCCTTCTTGCGGGTCGCCTTCTTGCGCGTGGCCTTCTTACGA from Myxococcota bacterium includes the following:
- a CDS encoding queuosine precursor transporter, which codes for MAERELHPIEASALHARRERVFLVLAGLFLGSMTMLNILGVSRFLDLSFEVAGVKIPMALAIGVLPYPITFLCTDFISELYGRARASAVVWVGLMLNLWVVGFLWLGGVLPPAVEIDPATGLPPTDAYDFAFYRIRLLTMGAVFASMIAYLAAQFCDVFLFHFWKRLTRGRHLWLRNNGSTVVSQFVDSFAVITITHFYANGLPVDTEAELWPQLWVFIFSGYVFKLVVALLDTLPFYVGVHFLSRYLEIDPFAEHAPGEV
- a CDS encoding MFS transporter, which produces MTTNRTLPTGGPFSAPSLRRQLQAVALVYVIEGFPMGIYAQVFGFYLRSHDAALSTLGILGAFSLAWSVKPLWSPWVERYGTRHDWIRGALLAMAVALVGVALLPATPVGMLLWGALALYCVASATSDIAIDAYTIGLIDRGQEGPANAVRMAAYRVGMILAGGGILFLPRWIGWSGAFLAAAGLSVVFALSLRWTPPVPLLPPEERRPVEALARWASRPGLPAVVLFVLLFRIGDKAMAPMVAPLWVDRGFSPEAYATFSSALGALATIAGAVVGGAWVSARGLVSALWWTGAFALLSNLVYAAAALPDSGPFAIYTAGAVESFTGGAVGAAFVAYLMRICEKEHAAVQYAALTGIYALAGSILAAASGWITEALDYAGYFALTAAFATPAFLFLPAAMRWLVYAPLPEAAAQDSGPASS
- a CDS encoding PilT/PilU family type 4a pilus ATPase; this encodes MDREKLYRLLRLGLEKGASDIHFQVGYLPLYRFNGDLVELRYKVLTEADTEAIAKLLMEDDPRVAEMDFDEIDLAYELPSEGRFRVNISRQRRCYNVVLRVIPLQIRSFEELNLPSVMRDLAQSRRGYVLVTGATGMGKSTTLATMIEEVNKIRKAKIVTIEDPIEFVFTHDKSIITQREVGTDTRTFPSALHSALRQDPDVIMVGEMRDLETVDTSLKAAETGHMVFSSIHTADAASTISRLVSFFPPEEQPTVRNRIADNLRAIVSLRLLPNKKGTARVPAVELMVSTRSIQECIKDPNKTHEITEYIGKARAEGMQTFDQHLLDLLRANKISVEVALSAASNPTDFKTKLAMEGGDPDSSGAVERVMDPMELDSDERF
- a CDS encoding HAMP domain-containing sensor histidine kinase; this translates as MAKPEDPIQQLAAALRHGASQVAETAQGGVALVFAVGEAGPTDVRLRAAAGFATPEAAREAGTHAAPEVREALTEDPSARCAATTALLPGGTEILPLRSGDALHGALVVGYAEAPSDAVQAAVAARADEIAFRFEHAELQTEYAALRKQLDAGDEAAEKGDEVLRLSEALFAQDIELLRSNEKLGKIERLKNDFIEKMSRELRTPLNHIIEAIISVLTGEDATLSEAAKGALRTALDEGSSFLRTLQNILDLWRIKQSELPVEVQDVNFRELVDEAIFSVQDSLGDKPIRIETEIVEPFPRLRTDLAKLNQVLFLLLDNAAKFTPEGTIQIRGRVEDDRLEMTIEDDGIGICHDDQPYIFDEFYQVDEPSSQKYPGAGLGLTLVRDLVTLLDGEVSLQSDIGHGTTFTVEIPIQTA
- the rpoZ gene encoding DNA-directed RNA polymerase subunit omega, coding for MARITVEDCIEKVPNRFHLVQMASIRTKQLKKGARSLVSSDENKEVVTSLREIAAGYIKPDYPSEEEAD